One Ictalurus furcatus strain D&B chromosome 21, Billie_1.0, whole genome shotgun sequence genomic region harbors:
- the srsf6b gene encoding serine and arginine rich splicing factor 6b — MPRVYVGRLSYHVREKDIQRFFSGYGKLLEIDLKNGYGFVEFEDTRDADDAVYELNGKELCGERVVVEHARGPRRDRDGYGGGHWGSGRSSSGYSSRSRSGRDKYGPPVRTEYRLIVENLSSRCSWQDLKDFMRQAGEVTYADAHKERTNEGVIEFRSYSDMKRALDKLDGTDINGRKIRLVEDKPKRRRSYSGSRSRSRSRRRSRSRSRRSRSSRSRSRSRSRSRSHSKRRSHSRSKRKSHSKSPAKSRSKKSRSRSRSRKSRSRSASRKSRSKSHSKPRSERGSRSRSKEKSVSKKSRSRSASPMENGDKKSVSRSPSPHEDRRRSKSPTKRSPSRSPSRSKSRSRSRSASQD; from the exons GTACGGTTTCGTGGAGTTTGAGGACACCCGTGATGCTGATGATGCCGTGTACGAACTGAACGGAAAGGAGCTGTGTGGCGAGCGCGTGGTTGTTGAGCATGCCAGGGGCCCCCGTCGGGACCGGGACGGATATGGTGGGGGTCATTGGGGTTCTGGGCGCA GTAGTAGTGGTTACAGCAGCAGGAGCCGCTCCGGCAGAGACAAATACGGACCGCCCGTTCGCACAGAGTACCGGCTCATCGTGGAGAATTTGTCCAGTCGATGCAGCTGGCAGGACCTAAAG GACTTTATGCGGCAGGCCGGTGAGGTGACCTATGCCGACGCCCACAAGGAACGAACGAACGAAGGCGTGATCGAGTTCCGTTCCTACTCGGATATGAAGAGAGCCCTGGACAAGCTGGACGGCACCGACATCAACGGGAGGAAAATCCGTCTGGTGGAGGATAAACCCAAACGACGCCGCTCGTACTCTGGCAGCCGGTCCAG GTCCCGAAGCAGACGCCGCTCTCGCAGCAGAAGCCGTAGGAGCAGGAGCTCACGAAGCCGCTCAAGGTCTCGCTCTCG CTCTCGATCCCACAGCAAGCGCCGCTCCCACTCCAGATCCAAGAGAAAGTCCCACTCAAAGTCTCCGGCTAAATCCCGTTCCAAGAAGTCCCGCTCTCGTTCCCGCTCCCGCAAGTCCCGCAGCCGTTCTGCGAGCCGCAAGTCACGTTCCAAGAGCCACTCAAAGCCCCGATCCGAGCGCGGCTCCCGCAGCCGCTCCAAGGAGAAGTCGGTGAGCAAGAAATCGCGCAGCCGCTCGGCCTCGCCCATGGAGAATGGAGACAAGAAATCTGTCTCGCGTTCTCCTTCTCCGCATGAGGATCGCCGCCGTTCCAAATCGCCCACAAAACGGTCGCCATCTCGCTCTCCTTCTCGGTCCAAATCCCGCTCACGCTCCCGATCTGCCTCGCAGGACTGA